A window of Mytilus edulis chromosome 10, xbMytEdul2.2, whole genome shotgun sequence contains these coding sequences:
- the LOC139490560 gene encoding serum paraoxonase/arylesterase 1-like isoform X1: MKDVLFLRHTMLFKLGFVLFCAAFTHHVYKYILLMQYEKYDVIYTHYPGPCKQLLGKDGGGSEDITTLSDGLTFISSGFFPSSKGRILTFNLSDPDETLTELVIEPTVPKFHPVGLSAWEEQSSNKITLFVVNTGFDGGVTETIEVFEFKRGISKLWHIKTISSEGRLMNDILAISNESFYATQYLEYYNNKYLSPLEIYGMMKLGKVWFYDGHEFKQVISDLGYPNGINASPDLSTIYIAEFWSKQINAFKRQKDNSLHLMQTLFIDTAPDNIEVDPVTGDLWIGCHARTHLLHKYEEVNGQSWSPSQVLKIKTKNGNLTSDIKEVFLDNGEFCSGSATASYYKGRLLIGTVGTELILCDVLYNP; the protein is encoded by the exons aag GCACACGATGTTGTTTAAAttaggttttgttttattctgtGCTGCTTTTACACACCATGTATACAAGTACAT ATTACTTATGCAGTATGAGAAATATGATGTTATATATACACACTATCCTGGACCGTGTAAACAATTATTGGGAAAAG ACGGCGGAGGTTCGGAGGATATCACTACTCTGTCTGATGGTCTAACGTTTATAAGCTCT ggATTTTTTCCATCATCGAAAGGTCGGATTCTTACATTCAACTTAAGTGATCCCGATGAAACCCTAACAGAATTAGTAATAGAGCCTACGGTTCCAAAGTTTCACCCCGTTGGATTAAGTGCTTGGGAAGAGCAATCATCAA ACAAAATAACTCTTTTTGTTGTGAATACGGGCTTTGACGGCGGAGTAACAGAAACGATTGAGGTATTTGAATTCAAACGTGGAATATCAAAACTGTGGCATATAAAAACCATTTCATCAGAAGGTAGACT aatgaatGATATCTTAGCAATTAGTAACGAATCATTTTATGCAACGCAGTATCTGGAATATtacaacaacaaatatttatcacCATTAGAAATATACGGTATGATGAAGTTGGGAAAAGTCTGGTTCTATGATGGGCATGAGTTTAAACAAGTTATATCTGATCTTGGATATCCAAACGGAATAAATGCTTCACCAGATTTAAG CACTATATACATCGCTGAATTCTGGAGTAAACAAATCAATGCATTCAAGCGACAGAAGGACAACAGTCTTCATTTGATGCAG ACTTTATTCATTGATACAGCACCAGACAACATAGAAGTTGATCCTGTGACAGGAGACCTTTGGATTGGATGCCACGCTCGTACCCATCTCCTTCATAAATATGAAGAAGTAAATGGTCAATCATGGTCACCATCCCAg gtcctcaaaataaaaacaaagaatgGCAACCTTACATCTGAtatcaaagaagtatttcttgaCAATGGTGAATTTTGTTCAGGATCAGCGACAGCTTCGTATTATAAAGGACGACTACTTATAGGGACAGTTGGAACCGAACTGATACTATGTGATGTTCTTTATAACCCGTAA
- the LOC139490560 gene encoding serum paraoxonase/arylesterase 1-like isoform X2: MLFKLGFVLFCAAFTHHVYKYILLMQYEKYDVIYTHYPGPCKQLLGKDGGGSEDITTLSDGLTFISSGFFPSSKGRILTFNLSDPDETLTELVIEPTVPKFHPVGLSAWEEQSSNKITLFVVNTGFDGGVTETIEVFEFKRGISKLWHIKTISSEGRLMNDILAISNESFYATQYLEYYNNKYLSPLEIYGMMKLGKVWFYDGHEFKQVISDLGYPNGINASPDLSTIYIAEFWSKQINAFKRQKDNSLHLMQTLFIDTAPDNIEVDPVTGDLWIGCHARTHLLHKYEEVNGQSWSPSQVLKIKTKNGNLTSDIKEVFLDNGEFCSGSATASYYKGRLLIGTVGTELILCDVLYNP, encoded by the exons ATGTTGTTTAAAttaggttttgttttattctgtGCTGCTTTTACACACCATGTATACAAGTACAT ATTACTTATGCAGTATGAGAAATATGATGTTATATATACACACTATCCTGGACCGTGTAAACAATTATTGGGAAAAG ACGGCGGAGGTTCGGAGGATATCACTACTCTGTCTGATGGTCTAACGTTTATAAGCTCT ggATTTTTTCCATCATCGAAAGGTCGGATTCTTACATTCAACTTAAGTGATCCCGATGAAACCCTAACAGAATTAGTAATAGAGCCTACGGTTCCAAAGTTTCACCCCGTTGGATTAAGTGCTTGGGAAGAGCAATCATCAA ACAAAATAACTCTTTTTGTTGTGAATACGGGCTTTGACGGCGGAGTAACAGAAACGATTGAGGTATTTGAATTCAAACGTGGAATATCAAAACTGTGGCATATAAAAACCATTTCATCAGAAGGTAGACT aatgaatGATATCTTAGCAATTAGTAACGAATCATTTTATGCAACGCAGTATCTGGAATATtacaacaacaaatatttatcacCATTAGAAATATACGGTATGATGAAGTTGGGAAAAGTCTGGTTCTATGATGGGCATGAGTTTAAACAAGTTATATCTGATCTTGGATATCCAAACGGAATAAATGCTTCACCAGATTTAAG CACTATATACATCGCTGAATTCTGGAGTAAACAAATCAATGCATTCAAGCGACAGAAGGACAACAGTCTTCATTTGATGCAG ACTTTATTCATTGATACAGCACCAGACAACATAGAAGTTGATCCTGTGACAGGAGACCTTTGGATTGGATGCCACGCTCGTACCCATCTCCTTCATAAATATGAAGAAGTAAATGGTCAATCATGGTCACCATCCCAg gtcctcaaaataaaaacaaagaatgGCAACCTTACATCTGAtatcaaagaagtatttcttgaCAATGGTGAATTTTGTTCAGGATCAGCGACAGCTTCGTATTATAAAGGACGACTACTTATAGGGACAGTTGGAACCGAACTGATACTATGTGATGTTCTTTATAACCCGTAA